A single region of the Lycium barbarum isolate Lr01 chromosome 2, ASM1917538v2, whole genome shotgun sequence genome encodes:
- the LOC132628366 gene encoding agamous-like MADS-box protein AGL90 has product MNSNSDERQRKPSRITSLSKQANDLSTLCDIPIALIIFSPGEISPTIWPNEDAAKVIVTRYLSHTKTEKFKKSVKLETNLSSKLEEKENNIRKPEKRNKEKKIEIVFSRLYEGKVNIFNLDATKINELLKLSALAQDKLEERKKQLEQQSHTSQPPSLLSHFQ; this is encoded by the coding sequence ATGAATAGCAATTCAGATGAAAGACAAAGAAAACCAAGTAGAATAACTAGTTTGTCCAAACAAGCAAATGACTTGTCTACCTTATGTGACATACCTATTGCTCTAATAATTTTTAGTCCTGGAGAAATTAGCCCTACTATTTGGCCAAATGAGGATGCGGCTAAGGTTATAGTAACCAGGTATTTGAGTCACACAAAGACTGAAAAGTTTAAAAAGTCTGTTAAACTTGAAACCAACCTTTCTTCTAAATTGGAGGAGAAAGAAAATAATATTAGAAAACCCGAGAAAAgaaacaaagagaagaaaatagaaatCGTGTTCAGTCGATTATACGAGGGAAAGGTTAATATATTTAACCTTGATGCTACAAAAATTAACGAATTGTTAAAGTTATCTGCTCTTGCACAGGATAAACTTGAAGAGAGGAAAAAGCAACTCGAGCAACAATCTCACACTTCTCAACCTCCATCACTTCTCTCTCATTTTCAGTAG